GGACCTGAACGATCCGAAGAGCTTGGTTCATCAATTGGTCGCCACCTGCAACACCCAGGTTCTGAAGGCGGAGATGGGAACGAAACCGCAAGTTTATTACATCGACGCCGACGGAACCCTCATGAGCAATGATTATGATCTTTTGAAGAGAGGAGAGAAATAGTATGGGTGAATATGTGCCGCTTCACTATCTCTATAACGTCCAACATGAAGTTCCCCTAGGATATCTCATCGCCGTCTATTTCTTCTATACGGGGCTTAGCGCCGGTTCTTTCCTTCTATCCAGCCTAAGTTCCGTCCTGGGCATGAAGAAGTATAAGCCGATTTCCAAGATCGGCACGGTGATGGCCCTTACCCTCCTCGCCATCGCCCCGCTCCACCTCATCGTCGATCTGGAGCAGCCGGCTCGGTTCTGGCACCTTTTCGTATACTTTAATCCCAGTTCCCCCATCACGTACGGGTCGTTTCTCCTCACCCTCTATCCCCTCATGACGGCCATCTACGGTTGGTTCATGTTTCGGAAGGATTTCGCGTTAGGGGCGAAAAGCTTAACCAACTGGCGGGGAAAGCTATACCGTTTTCTCTCCTTCGGATTTCAGGAGACCAGCGAGGAATCCTTTAAGAAGGATGAAAAGAGGGTGAAACAGCTGGGGATGATCACCGTCCCCCTGGCCCTGATGGTGCACGGCTATACCGGTTTCATTCTGGCCAATGTTCAGGCCCGGGGGTTATGGAACACCGCCCTCATGCCCTATATCTTCCTGATGTCGGCGGTGGTCTCCGGGACCGGCCTCCTCCTCATCCTTACCATGATCGCCGAGCGCTTTTTTAGCACCAAGAAGAAAATTACCCCGGAGAGGAAAGCTTTAATCGTAGAGATCGCCGGAATGATGGTCTGGTTTATTTTGATCGATGCGGTTCTCCTGATCACCGCCTTTATTGTCCTCTACTACGCCGGAACCAATGCCCATGAGACGGCTTGGCAAATGCTTTATGGCGAACATCAAATTTCTTTCTTGGTCTATGAGGTTCTGATCGGCCTCCTTCTCCCCTTTATCCTTTTTTCCATCCGCAAGGTACGGGAGAGTTATGCGGGGATTACCATCGCTTCGCTCATGACCCTCTTTGGGGTGATGGCCATGCGGATGAATTTCGTCGTCGGCGGACAGCAGCTGCAATTGGACGGGAACGGATGGACCGAGTATATTCCCAAGGTTTCACATCTCCGGTTTATCTTTGGTTTTGCGCTTCTCGAGATTTTACTCTTGTTCCTCCTCTTCTATCTCTTGCCGGTAACTGATGAAAAGGAGCGCTATTCGTCGGAGAAAAGGGAGGAGTCCTCCATTCTTCAAGGAACACATCCCGTACAGGGGTAAGGAGAGCGGAAAGGGGCTAAGATCGATGCTTACGACACTCTTCCGGTTGGGCATCATCTGGTCGAAGGAGCAAGATCCCATCCTTTTTCATCCGGAGCGATGTACCCATGCCCGCCATCAGGCCTCCACCTGTACCCGCTGCATTGAAAGCTGCCCCCATGGGGCGATTACCCTTGCGGGGAGAGGGGTGGAGATCTCCCCCGCTTGCCGGGACTGCGGATTGTGCGTTTCCTCCTGCCCTGTTGATGCCTTGGAACGAAGAGAAAGGGGACTGGAGCAGTACTACAGCCGCCTAGAGGAATCGTCAAAAGGGAAAAAAGAGCTTCTCTTCGTCTGCTCCCGGGCAAAAAAGGGAGGGGGAGGATTTCCCCTCCAATGCTTGGGGGAATTGGAGGAAGTTGCGATCCATGTGGCGATGGGGGAAGGAGTGTCGGAGTTCCTCTTCCTTGGCGGGACGTGTGAGGGGTGTCCATGGCGGAAAGGGGGAGAGAGGCTGAAGGAGAGAACGAAAGCATGGGAAAAGAAGTATCCGAAGTGCCGTTTTGTCTGGATCGAGGATGCGGAACGTAAAAACGAAGGTGGGAAAGGGGGCGAGTTCGGCAGGGAGAAAAAAGGGCATGATAGGCAGTCGGAAGTAGAACGGATGGACCGGAGAACCTTTTTTAAGCGCATGGCTGCGGGGACGAAAGACCTGGTCCTGAAAAGCATCGCCCCGGAAAAAGAGATTTTCCCGTGGGAAAAGGGGGAACTGAAACGAACGGATCTCGTGCGGTTAAAAGTGAGGAAGGATGAACCGAAGCTTTCCATCACCGAAAAATGCACCTTTTGTGGAATCTGTGAGAAGGTATGCCCTACCGGGGCGATTCAATTGAACCGGGAGCATGGAACGGGGGAAATCAATCCGGCTCTATGCGTAGACTGCCGTCTTTGCCGGGATGTCTGCTACCGGGAGGCGGTGGTGGCAAGGTGAGCTATGTTAAACAATTGTAACAAGTGGCGCTCAAACCCCGTGGTAGAATAGAAGGAGAAGAATTGAAATTTTCGGAGGCGTGATGAAACAAAAACCGGGCTTACTCTTCTTCATAGGACTTCTCCTTCTCTCCCTTTTTTCCTTTTTTTTGCTTTCTTTTCTCTTTAAATCTACCATTCCACAGGGGGAGATGTATCGAATCGGGATCTTATTGAGCGGACCGGAGAGGTTGGATAAGGTTAGAGGATTTATTGATGGGATGAGGGCATTAGGATTCGTAGAGGGTGTAGACTACCGGGTGATTTTGAGAGATTCGCAGAACGACCAGGAAAAGATGAAGGAGGATGCCGACGAACTGGATGGCATGGGGCTTGATCTCATCGCGACCGGCGGGGCGATCGAAACCCAGGCATTTCAAGGGAAAAAAGAGGGGAAGACGCCGATCCTCTTCATGGGTGCAGCCGATGCGGTCCAGCTGAAGTTGGTCGAACGGTATGGGTGCCCGGGGGGAAGGATCACGGGGTTGGAGAACGGCCATGTGGATCTATCCGGGAAACGCCTGCAGCTTCTAAAACTTCTCCTTCCCTCCGTACGGCGGGTCGTCGTCCTCTATGATAAACGGGTTGATGCGAGTCTTCTTGCCCTCAAAAAGGTACAAGAGGTGGCGGAACGGGAAAGCATTCCCCTCTTCCCCATTTCCATTTCTAACGAACAACAGTTAAAACGTTTCCAAGATGACACGTTCAAAAATGGAGATGCTCTTCTCCTCTTACCCAGCTACTATTTGGAGGAGATCAGCCCGCAATTGGCGGAAATCGCCCTGAAGAAAGGTCTTCCCCTCTTTGGCCTCTACGAGAACGACGTGAGAAACGGCTTTCTTCTCTCCTACGGCATCTCCTATTACGATCAAGGGTACCAATGTGCCAGGATGGCGAGCCAGCTCCTTCATGGCCAAGATCCGTCCACCCTCCCGGTGGAGACTCCGGAGACGGTGAAACTTTTGGTCAATCCGGAGACGGAACAAGCTCTCCATCTCACCTTTTCCCCAGCCGGGGAGGCTTTCGTAGAGCGAATCCGGATGGATCAGGAAAAGGGAGGGGAGTAGATGGCTTGGTGGAACCGCATTAAAATCCGACTCCTCCTTTTCGGGGTAACGATGTCGATCCTCCCGATTTTGATCATCGGCTGGTATAACGTAAGCGTGGTAAAGGGATGGTTAGAGGAAGGGGTGAAAGAGAAAGAGGTTACGATCGTGGAACGGGCGGCCGGGGAAGTGGAGCGGAGGATCGAGGGTCTGATGCAACGAATGAAATTCCTGAGCGATTTAAACGGAAGAATAGGCGAGGAACCCTTAAATCTCTCCCGCTGGGAAGTGGCCTTTTACGCCTTTCTAAAGCAGAATCAGGAAGTGGAGAATCTCTATCTCTTTGATCTAAAGGGAAGGGTACTCCTTCATGCCCAACGGTTTGAAGTGATACCTCCCCAGGAGATCTCCCCTATTCTTCTCCAGCGACTTCGAGAAAGCCGCTCGGAGGAACCTCAAATCGGCAGTCTCCACTATGCCAAGGATGGGACTCCTTATCTCTATGTCGCTCTTCCTTACTTTTCTAAAACAGGGGCATTCACCGGGGGATTCCTGGTAGAAGTAAATTTCAAAGGTACTTTTAGTCGGATTTCCGCCATCCATATGGGGGAGACAGGCTATCTTTATCTGATCGACGGTGATCGCCATCTCCTGGCCCATACGGAACATAGCCAGGTTTTGCAGAAAAGGGAAGTGATACAGGCGAAAGCGCTGCAAGACATGGTGAATAAACGCTGCAACATTCCTGTTCCTGCCGTTTATACCAGCTATACCGGAGAAAAGGTCATTGGCGTATATGCTCCCATCTCCATCTCCAGTTGGGGGGTGGTGGTGGAGCAACCCCTGCAGGAGGTGTATACCCCCATCCGGCGTCTCCTCCAACGCCTTCTTTTGGTGATGCTCATGATCATGGGCGCGGTGGCGGGAACCAGCATTTTCTTCGGCATCCGGTTTACTCGCCCCATCGAGAAGATGGAAAGGGCGGTTCGGAAAGTAACGGATGGAGAGCTAACGACGAAGATCGAGCATCCCTCCTCCGATGAATTTGGGCGATTGGCCAAAGCCTTTAACCGCATGATGGAACAGCTGAAAGAGAATCAAGAACGGTTGGAACAGGAAAAGGAAAGGCTGGATACCATCATCAATGGGAGCGGAGCAGGATTTGCCCTGGTTCGGGATGATTTCTCCGTCACCTGGATGAATGATCGGTTAAAAGAATGGCTTGGAAGGGATGAGGGGACCTTCCCTTGTTATCATCTTTTCGCCGGGGGAAACTTACCTTGCCAGGATTGTCCCCTTCTCCCCGGAGAGATCGTTCCGAAGCAGAATGAAGTTGTCACCAAGTTGGAGAAGGGAAGAGAGACCTCCATTTATCGCCATCGCATCTATCCTCTGGAGAGGGTGATGGAAGGGGACCCCCAATTCCTGGTGGTGGTAGAGGATATTACGGAACAGAAGAAGATGGAGGAGATGGTGATCCAAGCGGATAAGCTTTCCGCATTGGGGATGATGGCTTCCGGGTTTGCCCATGAGGTGAATAACCCCCTCGCCTCCATCAGCGCCTATGCGGAAGACCTGAAAGAGCGATTGGAGTCTGAAGGGGAAGGGGCCATTTCCTCACAAGAGGTGGGTAGATATCTTGGGATCATCCAGCAAAATGTGGCCCGCTGCAAGAAGATTATCGACTCCCTTCTCCATTTTTCCAGGAAGTCCTCCTTGGAACAGGGAGAGGTTGATCTGGAAGAGCTCATTCAGGAGAGCCTCCTTCTCATGGGACATGTGCTGAAACGAAAAGAGATTAAGGTGGTGAATCGGGTGGAGGAGGTCCCCCTGCTTCAGGGGGATCCCCTTCAGATTCAACAGGTTTTCATGAACATTTTCCAGAATGCCGTTGATGCCATGGAACCGGGAAAGAAACTTCTCCTTCAATCTGATCTCGATGGGGAGCACCTGAAGATCCAGGTGATCGATGAGGGGACGGGGATGAGTGAAGAAGAAATGAGCCGGGCTTTCGATCCTTTCTATACCACGAAGCCTGTGGGGAAGGGAACAGGATTGGGGCTCTATATCGCGTATCAGGTGATGAAGAAGATGGGCGGGGAGATTCGATTGGCCAGCAAAAAGGGAGAAGGGACGACGGTTACTCTTCTTTTCCCCTTGTTTAAAAGCGGTGAGAAAGAGGAGGGCACAGGATGAATGAGGAAGCCCATGTCTTGATCGTAGACGATGAAACGGATCTCTTAGGCCTGTTGGTGGAACGTTTGCAGAGAAAGAAATACCGGGTGGAAGGCTATGCGTCCCCTTTGGAAGCCCTGGAGAAAGCCGATCTCTCCTCTTGTGATGTGGGGATATTCGACATTAAGATGCCTGGGATGGATGGGATTGCCCTCTTAAAGGAAGCGAAGCGGCGAAATCCTCTCATGGAGATTATCATGCTTACAGGTCACGGAACGATAGAAACGGCGATCGAGGCGATGAAGGGGGGAGCCTATGATTATTTGACGAAGCCTTATCACTTGCAGGAACTGGAGGTCATCCTGCAAAAGGCGATGGAGAAAAAACGCCTTTTCGAGGAAAATCAGAGATTAAGAGAAGCCTTGCAGATGGAAGGGGCTCAGTTCCAAATCATCGGCGAAGATCCGGCCATGAAACGGATTCTCCACATGACGAGGCGGGTGGCGCAAAGCCAGGCTTCCGTCCTTATCGAGGGGGAGAGCGGGACAGGGAAAGAGTTGATCGCCCGGGCGATTCATGCTTGGAGTGATCGGAATGGGCAACCTTTTATTGCCATCAACTCCGGTTCCTTGATGGAGAGCTTACTGGAGAGTGAACTCTTCGGCCATTCGAAGGGGGCCTTTACAGGAGCGACGTCGGAGAAAAAGGGATTGGTTGAGATGGCGCATAAGGGAACCCTCTTCCTCGATGAGATCGGGGAAATGCCTTTCTCGCTGCAAGTTAAGCTTCTCCGCTTTTTGGAAAGCGGGGAGTTTCGTAGAGTGGGGGAAACGAAGCTTCGCACCGTCGATGTCCGGGTGGTGGCCGCCACCAACCGGAACCTGGAGGAGGAGATTGGAAAAGGAAATTTCCGGGAGGATCTCTATTACCGCTTAAATGTATTGAAGCTCACCGTTCCTCCCCTTCGCGAACGCCTCTCCGATATCCCGCTCCTTGCCCAATATTTTCTGGATCGCTTTCAAGCCAGCTATGGAAAGAAATCATTCACCGAGGAGGCCTTCCACCTTCTCCTCTCCCATTCTTATCCTGGAAATGTCCGTGAATTGGCCCATATCGTGGAGCGGGGAGTTCTCCTCTCCCAAGGCGAGTGGATCCGGGGCGAGGACCTCTTTCCCCAGGGGATTTCCTCCATCGGATCGGCTCAACGGAAGACGGGAGGAGAGAAGATGGGAGAGAAAGAGAGTGGAGGGAGAAAGAGGGAAGAAGGGACCGGGTTGGGAGGAGAAAAGGTGCCTAAGGAGGAAGAAGAGTTGGAAGAGAGAGGGGAGGGAAGCGCAATCGGAGAGGGTGGAGCGAAGGAAGAGGAGGTAGGAAAGAAAAGAGAACCGGAAGAGCATGCAGGGGAAGATCTTCTCCTCCCCTTGGAGGAGATGGAAAAACGACATATCCTCCGCGTTTTAAAAGAGTGCCGCGGGAATAAAAGCAAGGCGGCCCAGATCCTCCGCATCAGCCTGCGAAATCTTTATCGGAAGTTGGAGGCTTATGGGGTGAAGGAGGAGAGGTGAATCTCCTCACCCCCATTTCATGATCCGTATATCCCCATTGAGATTCCCTTTTGACGTGGAGAGGGAATAGGAGAGACGATGGGTCAGGTCCACCAGAGTAAGACGTAAGCCGTGCTTAGCCCCGGTATCGATTCCCAATTTTCCAGGGACATGCCACAACTCCCCCGGTAGAGCTCCCAGATGATGGGTAGGCGTATGGCCAAAGACCACGGTATAGGGCATGTGCTCTGAGCTGTTCCAGAAATCCTCTCGAATTCCCGTTAAATCGGAGATCCTCTGATTTTCCAACGAGATTCCAGGTCTGATCCCGGCGTGGACAAATAAATAGGAATCTTGCAGAAGGTAGAAAGGTAACGATTTTAGAAAGTTAAGATCAGCCTGTGAAATGAAGGAAGAATTCACCTTGTCCAATTTATTTATCAGCCAAAGTTCCATATTTCCCGCAATTGCTTTGGCGCCATGCTGAAACAAATCCCGGATGTATGTGATTCCTTCCCAGGTGGAGGGAGAATAATCAATAAAGTCTCCTAACAGATATAAATCATCGGTTCCAGGGAGATACCCTGCTTTTTCCAGCAGGATACGCACTCCTTCTGAAAACCCATGAATATCGGAAATGACTAAGATGCGTCTCATAAAATCGACCTTTCATCATCAAGGGAATAGAGAAATGCGTTTTTTGGTGGGATCCATATCCACCCCTTCTGCTCCGTTTCTAAGGGATGGAGATGGAAAAAGGAAAGGGACTGCCCATCTAGGGTTTCGGCGAGGATCCGATAACGGCTCCCTTCGAAAGCGCTCAAGACCACCCGAACGGGTAATCGATTACTATTCAAGGGCTCTCCGCCAAAAGATGCGTTCTCTTTTCCCTCCTCCACCCAGACGACATCGTCAGGGCGAAAGAGAAGCTGAAGGGAGCGGGGAGACATGTTTCCGTTTAAACCGGGCATCTTCCCAAGAATGGTTTCCTCTCCGACACGGATTCCGGTTCCTTCATGGAGGGATACTCTCCGACCGGTGAGGTGATTGCTCGCTCCCAGGAGAGAAGCGATGGAAGGTGTGGATGGGTTTGCATAACAAATCTCCGGGCGATCCATCTGATCGATTTTTCCTTGGCCCATGATGATGAGCCGGTTTGCCATGGCGAAGGCTTCCGCAGGGTCATGGGTGACATGTAACACGGTGGTTTGCAGCTTACGGAACAGATAGGCCATCTCTGTTCGCATCTCGATGCGAAGGCGCATATCCAAATTGGATAGGGGTTCATCCAGCAAGATGAGATCCGGTTGAGTGGCCAAAGCTCTGGCGATGGCGACCCGTTGTTGTTGCCCGCCGGATAATTGTGAAGGAAGCCTGTTCTCCAGTCCATCGAGATGAAGCAGGGAGACCAATTCGGAAACTCTTTTTTTCATCTCGAGAGGGGAGACCTTTTGCCGACGCAGTCCATAGGCAATATTCTCATACACATTCATATGCGGCCAAAGGGCGTAGTCCTGGAACACCATATTGATTCTCCGCTTTTCGGGAGGGATAAAACGAGAGGGCGAGGAAACGACCTCTCCCCGAAAGCGAATGGAACCGGCATCTGGTTGTTGCAATCCGGCGATCAGTTGTAGTAGCGTAGATTTTCCACAACCGGAAGGGCCAAGGACGCTGATGATTTCCCCCGCATGAACCGAGAAACTTACCCCTTTTAATGCGTGAAAAGAACCGTATGACTTATGAAGATCTTCAACCTCTAAGAAAGGATTCATTCCATTCCCCTTCCTCCGTGGAACCTATTTTCTTTGAAAATGAGTTGAACGATAAGGATGATGAGGATGACCAATCCTCCCCCCGTTAACGTCACTGCGGAGGCATATCCGAATTGTAAATTTTCAAAGGCTTTATTGATCGATACCGGTAATGTGATGAAGTTAGGGGGATAAAGTATGGAAGTGATCGCAAGATCAAAAACAGTGGTTCCAAAGGCTGCCAGGACGGAAGAAAGAAATGCTGCTCTTAAAAGCGGAAAAAGGATGGAAACCATACGTTGAATGCCCCCTGCTCCCTGAACCTGTGCCGCATGGAGCAATGTTTTAGGAATTTTGGCCATCCCTCCGACCATGATTCGAGTGGTGATCGGAATCGCACCGGCAATACCGGCTAAAACAAGGATCCAGGGAGTGCCGTAGAGAAGAAGTCCCACGGATTTAAGCCACGCTTGGTTCCAGATAAAAATATATCCAATTCCAAGGACAACACCGGGTACAGCGAAGGAGATCAAGGAGATCACATCGATCACCTGTCGGTACGGAAATAGGGAATAGGTTAATACGTAAGCCACAAGAAAACCTAAAATTACGCCCACAAGAGCTGCGATCGAAGCGATGCCTATGGAATGTTGAATGCTTTCCAAAAGAGGGCCTCCGTTTCGGAACAACTGTTCATAATGCTGTAGAGTGAGCCCTTTTATGCCGGATGTCGTCGTTGAATCGGACAAAGACATCAGCAGATTAGATCCAAATGGGATGCCCAATACAATCGCCAGGAAAAAAAGATTTCCGGTAGTGAGCAGCATGGCGAACCGTTTTGGTTTTTGCGGTTCGTATCGGGTTGCCCGAGCGGTTAAAAAATCGTAGCGGGATTTACGCAATACATAGAATTGCAAACCCATTGCCAGAGCAATCAGGAGAACCAGATAAAAGGATAAAACGCCTGCCATATCGAAGCGAATCGGCGAGGTATAAAGGGCCGTGTAAATCGAATAGGGAAGCGTAGGGAAGCGAAATACCGCCGCAATCGAAGCGGGCATACCAAAGTCTCCGACCGTATCCATGAAGATGAGCAGGGCGCCGGAGAAATAAGCGGGAAGAAGTAAGGGCATATCCACGGTCCTTAATACCGCCCAAGCTGAACCCCCATTGAGCCGAGCCGCATCATGTAAACGCTTCTCCTTCCATTCCAAGGCGGCATAGACCGTTAAATAGGCGAGTGGGAACTTACTCAGCGTCATGATGGCAATAAGGCCTAGAGGATTAAAAACCAGGGAATGGAACCATCCCCAACCGAACCACTCCGCAGCAATTCCTCCGGAGGAGGCGAACATCACCCACCCTTGAGCCAAAATGAAGGAGGGGGTGATGATCAGTAACCAATTGGCCACATCAAGCCATCTTGCGGTGGGAAAAGACCACTTGGCTCGTACCATGGCCAATGCACCGCCCAATAACGCGGCGAATAAAGTGGTGCCGATCCCAAGCAATAGGGAATTTTTAAGGGATAATAACCAAAGGGGTCTGCGAAAGACCTCGAACAGAAGGGAAAGATCACCTACCGTCAGTTTCCCAAAGAAGATTCCAGGCAATAAAACTTGGAGGATCACTGCAGCCAAGGGAAGAAGAATAAGAAGGAACAGGATGGCCAGCACAAACCAGCCCATCCTATCCTCTTTTCCGGATACTCTACACATGGCATTACTTCACCGCTTGATCGGCAAACCATTGTTTGATTTCTGCTTCATGCTGTGCGGCCCAATCGGCTTCCGCCACGACCAGCTTGGCTTGACCGGCCCGATCTTTTTTAGGCGTTGCCCCTTTTGCTGAGGGCTCGAAGTAAGCTTCTTCTCCTTGGTCGATCAGTTTTTGTTGCGTTTTTGGGTCGAGGAGAAATTCAACGAAGGCTTTGGCCGCCTCCAAATGCTTCGTTTGTTTTTGAATGGCCACCACCCGAACGGATGCCGGTGCGCCTTCTTCCGGCCAGACGATCTCCACCGGTTCATTTTGATTTTTTAGGGTATAGGCGTTGCTTTCTTGAAGAGCCGCCACTTTAATCTCCCCGCCGGTTAAAGCCTTAGCAACATTGGGGTTTTTCGGATAAACTTTGGCACCATTCTTAAAAAGGGCATCGAAATATGCTTTTCCACCGTCCATTCCTTTGTTTTGAAAAAACCAGGCCACGAACGGGTAAGCCGGGGCAGCGACCGCTGGGTCGGCCATGCCAAGACTTCCCTTAAACGCAGGTTTTGTTAAGTCATCCCACGATTTAGGCGCCGTTTCACGGGTAAAGGCTTTTGTGTTGTAAACCAGAACGGCTGCGGCATGGGCACCGGTCGGATAATAGGAATGATTTTCCGGAACGAAGGCTTTGGCGAAGTCGGTTAAGTTTTCATAGTTTTTCGGGATCCAACCCTCCAACAATTGTCCGGATTTACCCAATTGATGAATGGAGGGCATCGCATCCATCCAAACCACATCCCAATGCGGATTTCCCTTTTCCGCCTCGATGCGGGACATGATCTCGGCGCCGTTTCCGGTGACGAGTTCCAGCTTATACCCGGTGGCTTCTTCAAACAAGGGTTTGATCATTTCATCAAAGTCATTCAGGTAAACCACAAGAGGCTCGTCCGATTGGGGTTTATCCTTAGTAGACCCGTCAAGTGACGTTGTCTGCCCGGATTGGCCGGTTCCGGTGGACCGGGCCGGCGTGGCTTCAGAACTCGAATTCTTTCCACAGCCGACGGTAAGAAACAAGAGACTTAGAACCAGAGCGAACAGCATAAACAGATTCCGGCTTCTATTGATCATCCATACACCCTCCCAATTTCAATTTGTACATTTTCTATTCTAAGGGAGGATTGTGAGAGGAACGTAAACCGGGAGTAAAGGTTATGTTAAATAATTTATATAATTATTGATGTTTATATAGATAAAATCTATAGTTGAAAGGGGGGGATGTTGGGATGAATCTTCAACAATTGCGCGTTTTCGTAACCCTGGCACGGAAGAGATCATTGACGGCGGTTGCCGCCGAGTTACATTTGAGACAACCAACCGTGAGCTTCCATGTAAAAAAATTGGAGGAAGAACTGGGCGTCGCATTGTTTCAGAGAAAGAACCGCTATTTTCGCCTGACGGATGCGGGAGAGGACTTGCTTCCTTACGCCCGGCGGATGATCGCTTTGGAGGAGGAAGCGGAACAACGGATGAAAGAGTATCGGGAGCAAGGGAGGGGAAAATTAAAGATCGGGGCAAGTTATACTCCGGCTACCTATTTCTTACCCACCTATTTAGAGTCCTTTCAGAAACAATTTCCAAACATTCTTCCTTTGCTAACGGTGAAAAAGGCGGGAACGATTCTGGAGATGTTGAAGGAGTATGAGGTCGATGTGGCCGTAATCTCGCTTTCGGATGAAAAGAGGGAAGGAATGGAAATCATTCCCCTCATTGAGGACGAATTGAAGCTCCTTCTATCAACTCAACATCCTTTGGCAGAGAAAGAAAAGATCACTATAGAAGATTTGCAGGATGAGTCGTTCTTAATTCATGAAAAAGGCTCTACATCCCGAGAACTTTCCGAAGCTTGGGCCAAGGAGAATGGGCTTCAATGGAACGTTCGCATGGAATTAGGAGCCATTGAAACGATCAAAGAATCGGTAAAACATAACATAGGCATTGGGATTCTGCCCAAGCGAAGCGTGGAGCGTGACATCGCCCTGGGTGAATTGGTGATGCGGGATCTTCCCGGCTATGTGAATCGACGTTATATTAGTCTGGCCTATCGTAAAGGAGATGAAACGGTCTTTCCTGCGAAGAAATTTATAGAGTTTTTGAAAAAAAGTGTGGAGAACGGAACCTTCTCGCCTTGACAAGGGGAAGAGGGGAAGGATATCCTTTTAGTGCAAATACCCAAGCTGGTATGATGGATGAATCGATTTGAACGGGACAATATTAGGAGTAAAGGAGGAAGGATGAGATGATTGACTACACGGTGACCACCACGAAGACGGTGGATGAAGCGGTCAACGCCTTGGCGGAAAGCTTAAAGAAGCGGAAGTTCGGTGTGCTCTGGGATCTCAACATGACGGAGACCCTGCGGAATAAAGGGGTGGAATTTGAACACCCATACCGGATTTTGGAGGTATGTAACCCTCAGGAGGCGAAGAGGGTTCTCGGCGAAACCCTGATGGTGGGTTATTTCCTTCCCTGCAAAATCGTGGTCTATGAAAAAGATGGGATGACCCATATCGGAATGCCGAAGCCGACGGAAATCATGAAGATGATCGGAAATGAGCGGATTGCGGAGACAGCGGCAAAGGTTGAGGCCGAACTAGTGGCTGCCATCCAAGAGGCGAAATCG
The DNA window shown above is from Thermicanus aegyptius DSM 12793 and carries:
- a CDS encoding metallophosphoesterase; translated protein: MRRILVISDIHGFSEGVRILLEKAGYLPGTDDLYLLGDFIDYSPSTWEGITYIRDLFQHGAKAIAGNMELWLINKLDKVNSSFISQADLNFLKSLPFYLLQDSYLFVHAGIRPGISLENQRISDLTGIREDFWNSSEHMPYTVVFGHTPTHHLGALPGELWHVPGKLGIDTGAKHGLRLTLVDLTHRLSYSLSTSKGNLNGDIRIMKWG
- a CDS encoding ABC transporter ATP-binding protein, producing MNPFLEVEDLHKSYGSFHALKGVSFSVHAGEIISVLGPSGCGKSTLLQLIAGLQQPDAGSIRFRGEVVSSPSRFIPPEKRRINMVFQDYALWPHMNVYENIAYGLRRQKVSPLEMKKRVSELVSLLHLDGLENRLPSQLSGGQQQRVAIARALATQPDLILLDEPLSNLDMRLRIEMRTEMAYLFRKLQTTVLHVTHDPAEAFAMANRLIIMGQGKIDQMDRPEICYANPSTPSIASLLGASNHLTGRRVSLHEGTGIRVGEETILGKMPGLNGNMSPRSLQLLFRPDDVVWVEEGKENASFGGEPLNSNRLPVRVVLSAFEGSRYRILAETLDGQSLSFFHLHPLETEQKGWIWIPPKNAFLYSLDDERSIL
- a CDS encoding ABC transporter permease; translation: MGWFVLAILFLLILLPLAAVILQVLLPGIFFGKLTVGDLSLLFEVFRRPLWLLSLKNSLLLGIGTTLFAALLGGALAMVRAKWSFPTARWLDVANWLLIITPSFILAQGWVMFASSGGIAAEWFGWGWFHSLVFNPLGLIAIMTLSKFPLAYLTVYAALEWKEKRLHDAARLNGGSAWAVLRTVDMPLLLPAYFSGALLIFMDTVGDFGMPASIAAVFRFPTLPYSIYTALYTSPIRFDMAGVLSFYLVLLIALAMGLQFYVLRKSRYDFLTARATRYEPQKPKRFAMLLTTGNLFFLAIVLGIPFGSNLLMSLSDSTTTSGIKGLTLQHYEQLFRNGGPLLESIQHSIGIASIAALVGVILGFLVAYVLTYSLFPYRQVIDVISLISFAVPGVVLGIGYIFIWNQAWLKSVGLLLYGTPWILVLAGIAGAIPITTRIMVGGMAKIPKTLLHAAQVQGAGGIQRMVSILFPLLRAAFLSSVLAAFGTTVFDLAITSILYPPNFITLPVSINKAFENLQFGYASAVTLTGGGLVILIILIVQLIFKENRFHGGRGME
- a CDS encoding ABC transporter substrate-binding protein; the encoded protein is MINRSRNLFMLFALVLSLLFLTVGCGKNSSSEATPARSTGTGQSGQTTSLDGSTKDKPQSDEPLVVYLNDFDEMIKPLFEEATGYKLELVTGNGAEIMSRIEAEKGNPHWDVVWMDAMPSIHQLGKSGQLLEGWIPKNYENLTDFAKAFVPENHSYYPTGAHAAAVLVYNTKAFTRETAPKSWDDLTKPAFKGSLGMADPAVAAPAYPFVAWFFQNKGMDGGKAYFDALFKNGAKVYPKNPNVAKALTGGEIKVAALQESNAYTLKNQNEPVEIVWPEEGAPASVRVVAIQKQTKHLEAAKAFVEFLLDPKTQQKLIDQGEEAYFEPSAKGATPKKDRAGQAKLVVAEADWAAQHEAEIKQWFADQAVK
- a CDS encoding LysR family transcriptional regulator, with the translated sequence MNLQQLRVFVTLARKRSLTAVAAELHLRQPTVSFHVKKLEEELGVALFQRKNRYFRLTDAGEDLLPYARRMIALEEEAEQRMKEYREQGRGKLKIGASYTPATYFLPTYLESFQKQFPNILPLLTVKKAGTILEMLKEYEVDVAVISLSDEKREGMEIIPLIEDELKLLLSTQHPLAEKEKITIEDLQDESFLIHEKGSTSRELSEAWAKENGLQWNVRMELGAIETIKESVKHNIGIGILPKRSVERDIALGELVMRDLPGYVNRRYISLAYRKGDETVFPAKKFIEFLKKSVENGTFSP
- a CDS encoding DUF302 domain-containing protein; this translates as MIDYTVTTTKTVDEAVNALAESLKKRKFGVLWDLNMTETLRNKGVEFEHPYRILEVCNPQEAKRVLGETLMVGYFLPCKIVVYEKDGMTHIGMPKPTEIMKMIGNERIAETAAKVEAELVAAIQEAKS